In Candidatus Methylomirabilis sp., the genomic stretch GGCCTATCGGCCAGGCGCTCGGGCACAGTTTCGGCGACCCTCCCACCTTCTGCTACCCGCTGCTGTGGAGCTTCGGCGGCGCCGAGACCGACCCCAGCGGCAAGAAGGTCGCCATCAACTCCAAGGGGACCATCGAGTCCCTGAAGTTCTTTCAGGCCTTCTGGAAGGACGCCTGCGACGAGGGCGGGCTCGCCTGGGACGACACGAACAACAACCGGGCCTTCCACGCCGGCGAGATCAGCGCCACGCTCAATGGGGCCTCGATCTACGTCGTGGCGAAGAGGCAGCAGGACAAGATCAAGGACGACAAGGGCCAGCCCCTCTACCTCGACATCGAGCACGGGGCGCCGCTGCCCGGGGGGCCGGCCGGCCGGTTCGCGCTCTACGTCCCGTTCCAGCACGGCGTGATGAAGTACTCGAAGAATCAGAAGCTGGCGAAAGAGTTCCTGAAGTGGCACCACCAGAAGGCAAACTACGAGAAGTGGTTCGAAGCCAACGGGGCCTACAGCGTCGGCGCGACCAAGGCCTGGGAAGACCACCCGATGTGGGGCAAGGTGGACAAGCCGCTGCGGGTATACCAGGCGGCCGCCCGCCAGGCCCGGATGTTCGGGTACGCGGGGCCGGCGACGGCCAAAGCCACCGAGGTGTACACAAAGTACATCATCGTGGACATGTACGCCAAGGCCGCGCAGGGGATGAAGGCCGAGGACGTGGCCAAGTGGGCTGAGGGCGAACT encodes the following:
- a CDS encoding extracellular solute-binding protein, which codes for MKKPDEEETRMGKKSVGRRTFLKATGAALTAGGLAGILEARRAPAFAQGAKLHVLRWVDFIPEADAELKRQAPLASKALGAEVTIEFINVNDLQARTTAAIESKAGADIIQLLWNWPHLYASALVDVSDVAEPIGKAQGGYYDIFNSTAKVGGKWLGVPHGVIGNTVAYRRSWHEEIGVKEFPKTWDEWRQVGKKLKAKGRPIGQALGHSFGDPPTFCYPLLWSFGGAETDPSGKKVAINSKGTIESLKFFQAFWKDACDEGGLAWDDTNNNRAFHAGEISATLNGASIYVVAKRQQDKIKDDKGQPLYLDIEHGAPLPGGPAGRFALYVPFQHGVMKYSKNQKLAKEFLKWHHQKANYEKWFEANGAYSVGATKAWEDHPMWGKVDKPLRVYQAAARQARMFGYAGPATAKATEVYTKYIIVDMYAKAAQGMKAEDVAKWAEGELRKIYG